One genomic window of Rhizomicrobium sp. includes the following:
- a CDS encoding TMEM43 family protein → MSSARRRPPRRSRTSDLSLSFDSQVAVDRTVEMYAWNEKKEEKTQDNTGGSQTTTTTYTYNKEWTESPADSSSFAHPEGHENPQLPFASHKYSASDAHLGGFTLDETTVGMIDAPTALTPTAPDGWAASGGNLYKGANPATPAVGDVRVHYTSIPSGTTVSVLAAQSHSGFAPYTTSNGYTIHLARAGNAQATEMIKAQQQAEAFLTWILRAVGFVVMFIGFAMFFGPIATLAAVLPFLGTIVRGATSFFAFVLTIPVALVTIAFAWLAFRPLIGGGILVLAAVLGYLLWRWHHSRSAPHVAAVAAAAAH, encoded by the coding sequence ATGTCGTCGGCAAGGCGGAGGCCGCCGCGCCGATCGAGGACCTCCGATCTCAGCCTGAGCTTCGACAGCCAGGTCGCGGTGGACCGCACTGTCGAGATGTATGCCTGGAACGAGAAGAAGGAAGAAAAGACGCAGGACAACACCGGCGGCAGCCAGACCACCACGACGACCTACACCTACAACAAGGAGTGGACGGAATCGCCCGCCGATTCGAGCAGCTTCGCCCATCCCGAAGGGCACGAGAATCCGCAGCTGCCTTTCGCCTCGCATAAGTATTCGGCGAGCGACGCGCATCTCGGCGGCTTCACGCTGGACGAGACCACGGTCGGCATGATCGACGCGCCGACGGCGCTGACCCCCACCGCCCCGGATGGCTGGGCCGCGAGCGGCGGCAATCTCTACAAGGGCGCGAACCCGGCGACGCCGGCTGTCGGCGACGTGCGCGTGCATTACACGAGCATCCCGTCGGGCACGACGGTGTCGGTGCTGGCGGCGCAATCGCATAGCGGCTTCGCGCCCTATACGACGTCCAACGGCTACACCATCCATCTGGCGCGCGCCGGCAACGCGCAGGCCACCGAGATGATCAAGGCGCAGCAGCAGGCCGAGGCGTTCCTCACCTGGATCCTGCGCGCCGTCGGCTTTGTCGTCATGTTCATCGGCTTCGCGATGTTCTTCGGGCCGATCGCGACGCTGGCGGCGGTGCTGCCGTTCCTCGGCACGATCGTGCGCGGCGCGACGAGCTTCTTCGCCTTCGTTCTGACGATTCCCGTGGCGCTGGTGACGATCGCGTTCGCCTGGCTGGCTTTCCGCCCGCTGATCGGCGGCGGGATTCTCGTGCTGGCGGCGGTTCTGGGCTATCTGCTATGGCGCTGGCATCACAGCCGCAGCGCGCCGCACGTCGCGGCGGTTGCCGCCGCGGCGGCACATTAG
- a CDS encoding M13 family metallopeptidase, producing the protein MRYPSIGNFARLRSVLVALALGCAAATAGVPAVVHGVQRAGMDTSIRPGDDFNLYANGNWLKTANIPPDQAAWGSFSTLRDKAARRTADLIEDIARAKSPPGSDERKIGDLYASFMDEAAIEAKGLAPLKARLEAIAAIADKAELAHALGRSVRADVDALNNTNFYTENIFGLWVAPGFEDPHRYRAYLLQGGLGLPDRSYYVSTDPGAARILSAYEAHIEKLFALAGFADGDVRAKAIVALETRLAQAQASRADSEDVLKAANDWSPADFAAKAPGLDWSAFLQGAALDGQDRIVVWQPSVIPGVAAAVADMPLAVWKDYLAFHLLNHYAAVLPRAFADARFAFYGATLSGTPQQPARWKRAVGLTNQSLGWAVGRLYVARYFPPAYKAQAQAMVDAIKAAFARRIDALDWMSPATKAKAKDKLATLYVGIGYPDRWISYAALDIVRGDAFGNIARAEDFERRRVLALIGTAVDRTTWCMTPQTVNAVNLPLQNALNFPAAILDPPFFDAKADAAFNYGAMGSIIGHEISHSFDDQGSRFDADGRLTDWWTKADFAHFHDTALKLAEQYAQYSPFPGQFVNGRQTLSENIADIAGLSAAFDGWRAALGGRAAPVIDGLSGEQRFFLAYAQTRQQATRDAALRQQLLTDGHAPAMYRALAVRNIDGWYDAFQILPDEKYYLAPANRVRVW; encoded by the coding sequence ATGCGATACCCATCCATCGGAAACTTCGCGCGGCTTCGCTCCGTGCTCGTGGCGCTGGCGCTTGGCTGCGCCGCCGCGACGGCGGGGGTACCCGCCGTCGTCCATGGCGTGCAGCGCGCCGGCATGGACACCTCCATACGCCCCGGCGACGACTTCAACCTCTATGCCAACGGCAATTGGCTCAAGACCGCAAACATCCCGCCGGACCAGGCGGCCTGGGGTTCGTTCTCCACCCTGCGCGACAAGGCGGCCAGGCGCACCGCCGACCTGATCGAGGACATCGCCAGGGCCAAATCGCCGCCTGGCTCCGACGAACGCAAGATCGGCGATCTCTATGCGAGCTTCATGGACGAGGCCGCCATCGAGGCGAAGGGCCTCGCGCCGCTGAAGGCCAGGCTCGAAGCCATCGCCGCGATCGCGGACAAGGCGGAACTGGCCCATGCGCTGGGCCGTTCGGTGCGCGCCGATGTCGACGCGCTCAACAACACCAATTTCTACACCGAGAATATCTTCGGCCTGTGGGTCGCGCCCGGCTTCGAGGATCCCCATCGCTACCGGGCCTATCTGCTGCAGGGCGGATTGGGCCTGCCCGACCGCTCCTATTATGTCTCCACCGATCCGGGCGCGGCGCGCATCCTGTCGGCCTATGAGGCGCATATTGAGAAGCTATTCGCTCTGGCGGGCTTCGCCGATGGCGATGTCCGCGCCAAGGCGATCGTCGCGCTGGAGACGCGCCTGGCGCAGGCGCAAGCCTCGCGCGCCGACAGCGAAGACGTGCTGAAGGCCGCCAATGACTGGTCGCCCGCCGATTTCGCCGCCAAGGCGCCGGGCCTGGATTGGAGCGCGTTCCTGCAGGGCGCCGCGCTCGACGGCCAGGACCGGATCGTGGTCTGGCAGCCCAGCGTCATCCCCGGCGTCGCCGCCGCGGTGGCCGACATGCCGCTTGCCGTATGGAAGGACTATCTCGCCTTCCATCTTCTCAACCACTATGCGGCGGTCCTGCCCAGGGCCTTCGCCGACGCGCGCTTTGCCTTCTACGGCGCGACGCTCTCGGGCACGCCGCAGCAACCGGCGCGCTGGAAGCGCGCGGTGGGCCTGACCAACCAGTCGCTCGGCTGGGCGGTCGGCCGCCTCTATGTCGCCCGCTATTTTCCGCCGGCCTACAAGGCGCAGGCCCAGGCCATGGTCGACGCCATCAAGGCGGCCTTCGCCCGGCGCATCGACGCGCTCGATTGGATGAGCCCGGCCACCAAGGCGAAAGCGAAGGACAAGCTCGCCACGCTTTATGTCGGCATCGGCTATCCGGACCGGTGGATCTCCTATGCCGCGCTCGACATCGTGCGCGGCGACGCCTTTGGCAATATCGCGCGCGCCGAGGACTTCGAACGGCGCCGCGTCCTCGCGCTGATCGGAACGGCGGTCGATCGCACCACCTGGTGCATGACGCCGCAAACGGTGAACGCGGTGAACCTGCCCTTGCAGAACGCGCTCAACTTTCCCGCCGCGATCCTCGATCCGCCGTTCTTCGACGCCAAGGCCGATGCGGCGTTCAACTACGGCGCGATGGGCTCGATCATCGGCCACGAGATCAGCCACAGCTTCGACGACCAGGGCAGCCGGTTCGACGCCGACGGCAGGCTGACCGATTGGTGGACCAAGGCCGACTTCGCGCATTTCCACGACACCGCGCTCAAGCTCGCGGAGCAGTACGCGCAATACAGCCCGTTCCCCGGCCAGTTCGTGAACGGCCGCCAGACGCTGAGCGAGAACATCGCCGATATCGCCGGGCTCTCCGCCGCGTTCGACGGCTGGCGCGCCGCGCTCGGTGGCCGCGCGGCACCGGTGATCGACGGGCTCAGCGGCGAGCAGCGCTTCTTCCTCGCCTATGCCCAGACGCGCCAGCAGGCGACGCGCGACGCGGCGCTGCGCCAGCAGCTCCTGACCGACGGCCACGCGCCGGCGATGTATCGCGCGCTGGCGGTGCGCAATATCGACGGCTGGTACGATGCGTTCCAAATTTTGCCAGACGAGAAATACTATCTCGCACCTGCGAACCGCGTGCGTGTGTGGTGA
- a CDS encoding aldolase/citrate lyase family protein: MRANRLREAWAEGRAATNCWLSLNGSVGAEILSHQGWDSLTVDMQHGQADFAGMVAMLTAVSTTDTVPLVRVPWNNPGDVNRALDAGAYGVICPNIDTPDQCERFVSACRYAPRGTRSVGPKRAVLYGGADYLARANETILTMAQIESAKALINVKAIAAVEELDVLFVGPSDLGLSLGREPKADQTDPIVVQAIDDILGAAKSAGKRAAIYCKSVDYAKAMIAKGFDLVVVTSDEALLSAGAAVAARFR; this comes from the coding sequence ATGCGCGCCAACCGATTGCGTGAAGCCTGGGCCGAGGGGCGCGCCGCGACCAATTGCTGGCTCAGCCTGAACGGATCGGTCGGCGCCGAGATTCTCAGCCATCAGGGCTGGGACAGCCTCACCGTCGACATGCAGCACGGCCAGGCCGATTTCGCCGGCATGGTCGCGATGCTCACTGCGGTCTCCACCACCGACACGGTGCCGCTGGTGCGGGTGCCGTGGAACAACCCGGGCGACGTGAACCGCGCCCTCGACGCCGGTGCCTATGGCGTCATCTGCCCCAACATCGACACGCCGGACCAGTGCGAACGCTTCGTCTCCGCCTGCCGCTATGCGCCCAGGGGAACGCGCAGCGTCGGGCCCAAGCGCGCCGTGCTCTATGGCGGCGCCGATTATCTCGCCAGGGCCAACGAGACCATCCTCACCATGGCACAGATCGAATCCGCCAAGGCGCTGATCAACGTCAAGGCCATCGCGGCGGTGGAGGAACTCGATGTCCTGTTCGTCGGCCCGTCCGATCTCGGCCTGTCGCTGGGGCGCGAGCCCAAGGCGGACCAGACCGATCCCATCGTCGTCCAGGCGATCGACGACATCCTCGGCGCCGCGAAATCGGCCGGCAAGCGCGCGGCGATCTATTGCAAGTCGGTGGACTATGCCAAGGCGATGATCGCCAAGGGCTTCGACCTCGTGGTCGTCACCTCGGACGAGGCGCTGCTATCGGCCGGCGCGGCCGTCGCGGCCCGGTTCCGCTAG
- a CDS encoding FAD-dependent oxidoreductase, which translates to MDKLATHCVIAGGGPAGMMCGLLLARAGVDVWVLEKHKDFLRDFRGDTVHPSTLQIMDELGLLEKFLAKPHQEVTEITAEIGKESFKVADMARLPTRAKFVALMPQWDFLDFLAAEASRYPNFHLTMEAEVVELLTRRRRIVGVRVKTPEGTGDVLARLVIGADGRRSKVREKAGLKVRDLGAPFDVLWLRLPTAPDDPKQPVGRFVGGNLFVMLYRGEYWQCALLIPKGGLAELKKEGLSAFLARLRTAAGFARDRVESIKSFDDVSLLTVTVDRLTRWARPGLLCIGDAAHAMSPIGGIGINLAIQDAVATANALASILATRRPRLSELRRVQQRREWPTRVVQRFQVIVQNTVLARTIRSQVTPRPPWPLYVLDRWTWLRQWPARFIGLGVRPEHVKTKPVTPADSAPR; encoded by the coding sequence GTGGACAAGCTCGCGACTCATTGCGTGATCGCCGGCGGCGGCCCGGCGGGCATGATGTGCGGCCTGTTGCTGGCGCGCGCCGGCGTCGATGTCTGGGTGCTGGAAAAGCATAAGGACTTCCTGCGCGATTTCCGCGGCGACACGGTGCATCCCTCGACCCTGCAGATCATGGACGAGCTCGGGCTGCTGGAGAAATTCCTCGCCAAGCCGCACCAGGAGGTGACCGAGATCACCGCCGAGATCGGCAAGGAGAGCTTCAAGGTCGCCGACATGGCGCGCCTGCCGACACGGGCGAAGTTCGTCGCGCTGATGCCGCAATGGGATTTTCTCGATTTCCTCGCCGCCGAGGCGTCGCGCTATCCCAATTTCCATCTCACGATGGAGGCGGAAGTCGTCGAATTGCTCACCCGGCGCCGGCGCATCGTCGGCGTGCGGGTGAAGACGCCGGAAGGAACCGGCGACGTGCTGGCGCGGCTCGTGATCGGCGCCGATGGACGCCGATCGAAGGTGCGCGAGAAGGCTGGCCTGAAGGTGCGCGACCTCGGCGCGCCGTTCGACGTGCTGTGGCTTCGGCTTCCCACCGCGCCGGACGATCCGAAACAGCCGGTCGGGCGCTTCGTCGGCGGCAATCTGTTCGTGATGCTTTATCGCGGCGAGTATTGGCAATGCGCCCTGCTCATCCCCAAGGGCGGGCTAGCCGAGTTGAAGAAGGAAGGCCTTTCGGCGTTCCTCGCGCGGCTGCGCACGGCGGCCGGCTTCGCGCGTGACCGCGTCGAATCGATCAAGAGCTTCGACGATGTGAGCCTGTTAACGGTAACCGTCGACCGGCTGACGCGCTGGGCGCGGCCGGGCCTGTTGTGCATCGGCGACGCGGCGCACGCGATGAGCCCGATCGGCGGCATCGGCATCAACCTGGCGATCCAGGACGCGGTGGCGACGGCCAACGCGCTGGCGTCCATTCTGGCGACGCGACGGCCGCGTCTGTCCGAGCTGCGCCGGGTGCAGCAGCGCCGCGAATGGCCGACCCGCGTGGTGCAGCGCTTCCAGGTGATTGTGCAGAACACCGTGCTGGCGCGGACCATCCGCAGCCAGGTGACGCCGAGGCCGCCCTGGCCGCTCTATGTGCTCGACCGCTGGACATGGCTTCGGCAATGGCCGGCGCGCTTCATCGGCCTTGGCGTGCGGCCGGAGCATGTGAAGACCAAGCCGGTCACGCCAGCCGATAGCGCGCCCAGGTGA
- a CDS encoding GNAT family N-acetyltransferase, protein MGSSGLNRPICSSFTLSIRIARDAAEIDEAAELYVRSGRAAFTWRPDNHFRVEDFRMFALDEEVWLARIGEALVGILSIYRDENFVHCLYVDPDAQRLGVGRALVDHVRRVVGAPLTLKLDVPNRKAIAFYEATGWERMTGLDDQGVDDAGITWARYRLA, encoded by the coding sequence GTGGGCTCTAGCGGTCTAAATCGTCCGATCTGCTCATCGTTCACGCTTTCGATCCGCATCGCGCGCGACGCGGCCGAGATCGACGAAGCCGCCGAACTCTATGTCCGCAGCGGGCGGGCGGCGTTCACCTGGCGGCCGGACAACCATTTCCGCGTCGAGGACTTCCGGATGTTCGCGCTGGACGAAGAAGTCTGGCTGGCGCGGATCGGCGAGGCGCTGGTCGGCATCCTGTCGATCTACCGCGACGAGAATTTCGTGCATTGCCTCTATGTCGATCCCGACGCGCAGCGCCTGGGCGTCGGCCGGGCGCTGGTCGATCACGTCCGCCGCGTCGTCGGCGCGCCGTTGACGCTGAAACTCGACGTCCCCAACCGCAAGGCGATCGCGTTCTACGAGGCGACGGGCTGGGAGCGCATGACGGGCCTCGACGACCAGGGCGTCGACGACGCCGGCATCACCTGGGCGCGCTATCGGCTGGCGTGA
- the lpdA gene encoding dihydrolipoyl dehydrogenase, whose translation MADTFDAVVIGGGPGGYNAAIRLGQLGLKTACVDKRGTFGGTCLNIGCIPSKALLHTSELFEEAKSHLPKLGIKVTPELDLGLMMAHKTKVVGELTKGVEFLLRKAKSEAIVGEARIASPGKVEVKGKDGALRTLETKHIVVATGSEVALLPGVTIDEMQIVSSTGALSLKEVPKRLLVVGGGYIGLELGSVWRRLGSEVTVVEFLDRITPGLDGEVGKQFQRILSRQGMKFQLSTKVVGVEKTGGALRVTVEPAAGGDKQTIETDIMLVSIGRRAFVDNLGLEKAGVKLDPRGRVVTDAHYATNIAGIWAIGDCREGPMLAHKAEDEAVACAERIAGKAGHVNYDAIPAVVYTAPEVASVGKTEEELKAAGIAYKVGKFPFTANARAKTIAATDGFAKIIADAKTDRVLGVHIMGASAGEMISEAALAIEFGASSEDIARTSHPHPTLSEAVRQAAEGVEGWTMQM comes from the coding sequence ATGGCGGATACTTTCGACGCGGTCGTCATCGGCGGCGGCCCCGGCGGCTACAACGCCGCGATCCGGCTCGGCCAGTTGGGACTGAAAACGGCCTGCGTCGACAAGCGCGGCACTTTCGGCGGCACCTGCCTCAATATCGGCTGCATACCATCCAAAGCCCTGTTGCATACCAGCGAGTTGTTCGAGGAAGCCAAGAGCCATCTTCCGAAGCTCGGCATCAAGGTCACGCCCGAGCTCGATCTCGGCCTCATGATGGCGCACAAGACCAAGGTGGTCGGCGAGCTCACCAAGGGCGTCGAATTCCTCCTGCGCAAGGCCAAGTCGGAGGCGATCGTCGGCGAGGCGCGTATCGCGTCGCCCGGCAAGGTCGAGGTAAAGGGCAAGGATGGCGCGCTCCGCACGCTCGAAACCAAGCACATCGTCGTGGCGACCGGCTCCGAGGTCGCCTTGCTTCCCGGCGTGACCATCGATGAGATGCAGATTGTGTCCTCGACCGGCGCGCTGTCGCTGAAGGAAGTGCCCAAGCGCCTCCTGGTCGTCGGCGGCGGCTATATCGGATTGGAGCTGGGCTCGGTGTGGCGCCGGCTCGGCAGCGAGGTGACGGTGGTGGAATTCCTCGACCGCATCACGCCCGGCCTGGACGGCGAGGTCGGCAAGCAGTTCCAGCGCATCCTCTCGCGACAGGGCATGAAATTCCAGCTCTCGACCAAGGTCGTGGGCGTGGAAAAGACGGGCGGCGCGCTTCGCGTCACGGTCGAGCCGGCGGCGGGCGGCGACAAGCAGACCATCGAGACCGACATCATGCTGGTCTCCATCGGAAGGCGGGCCTTTGTCGACAATCTCGGCCTGGAGAAGGCCGGCGTGAAGCTCGATCCGCGCGGCCGCGTCGTCACCGACGCGCATTACGCCACCAACATCGCGGGCATCTGGGCGATCGGCGATTGCCGCGAAGGTCCGATGCTGGCGCACAAGGCGGAAGACGAAGCGGTCGCCTGCGCCGAGCGCATCGCCGGCAAGGCCGGCCATGTGAACTACGACGCGATCCCCGCCGTGGTCTACACCGCGCCGGAAGTGGCGAGCGTCGGCAAGACGGAAGAAGAATTGAAGGCCGCCGGCATCGCCTACAAGGTCGGAAAATTCCCCTTCACCGCGAACGCGCGCGCCAAGACCATCGCGGCGACCGACGGCTTCGCCAAGATCATCGCCGACGCCAAGACCGACCGCGTCCTCGGCGTGCACATCATGGGCGCCAGTGCCGGCGAGATGATCTCCGAGGCCGCGCTCGCCATCGAGTTCGGTGCCTCGTCGGAAGACATCGCGCGCACCAGCCATCCGCACCCGACGCTGAGCGAAGCCGTCCGCCAGGCGGCGGAAGGCGTCGAAGGCTGGACGATGCAGATGTGA